In Elephas maximus indicus isolate mEleMax1 chromosome 7, mEleMax1 primary haplotype, whole genome shotgun sequence, the following proteins share a genomic window:
- the LOC126079441 gene encoding olfactory receptor 56B4-like translates to MDTSINSSSPQVSQFILMGLPGIHNWQHWLTLPLALLYLLALGANLLIMITIQYEPMLHEPMYHFLGILAVVDIGLATTIMPKILAIFWLDAKAISLPECFAQIYAIHCFLSMESGIFLCMAVDRYVAICHPLRYPSIVTEAFVVKVTGFMVLRSALLTIPVPVLAARRHYCSRNEIEHCLCSNLGVISLACDDITVNKFYQLVLAWILLGSDMALVFSSYALILRSVLRLNSAEAMSKALNTCSSHLILILFFYSIIVVLSVTHLAEKKFPLIPVLLNVLHNVIPPALNPMVYALRTQELRLGF, encoded by the coding sequence ATGGACACCTCCATCAACAGTTCCAGCCCTCAGGTTTCCCAATTCATCTTGATGGGTCTCCCAGGCATTCACAATTGGCAGCACTGGCTCACCCTGCCCCTGGCTCTACTCTACCTCTTAGCTCTTGGTGCCAATCTCCTCATCATGATCACCATTCAATATGAGCCCATGCTACATGAGCCCATGTACCATTTTCTGGGAATATTGGCAGTGGTAGATATTGGTCTGGCCACCACTATCATGCCCAAGATTCTGGCCATCTTCTGGCTTGATGCCAAGGCCATCAGCCTCCCTGAGTGTTTTGCTCAAATCTATGCCATCCACTGCTTCTTGAGCATGGAATCTGGCATCTTCCTCTGCATGGCAGTGGACAGATACGTAGCCATCTGTCACCCGCTCCGATACCCCTCCATAGTTACTGAAGCTTTTGTGGTCAAAGTCACAGGGTTCATGGTGCTCAGGAGTGCCCTGTTGACCATCCCAGTGCCTGTCCTAGCTGCTCGGCGACACTACTGCTCCAGGAATGAGATTGAGCACTGCCTCTGCTCTAACTTGGGAGTTATCAGCCTAGCTTGTGATGACATCACTGTGAACAAATTTTATCAACTGGTCTTAGCTTGGATCCTGCTTGGGAGTGATATGGCTCTGGTGTTTTCTTCCTATGCTCTAATCCTCCGCTCTGTGCTGAGGCTGAACTCAGCAGAAGCAATGTCCAAAGCTCTGAACACCTGCAGCTCCCACCTCATCCTCATCCTCTTCTTCTACTCAATTATCGTTGTGCTGTCTGTCACACATCTAGCAGAGAAAAAGTTTCCCCTCATCCCT